One part of the Lotus japonicus ecotype B-129 chromosome 2, LjGifu_v1.2 genome encodes these proteins:
- the LOC130738173 gene encoding protein ACCELERATED CELL DEATH 6-like isoform X2: MRQFVPNSDDTDGDDDEMEDCEPGLAVNFKAKHGQHNDYWNLLRNAYLLEKGDKKIDNASALWKKLLENDIFKQKTPMENTVLHVAAENGVEDLVEEIVGEAPDLLTAKSLNGDTALHVAAKAGQFSVVNKLIAAHLKNSSENNINGSQEALKKILEKNNHGHTFFHEAIINGHHAGVMNFLISHDDGGNLKEVAKGAAWAVTGGNEKKSGVYLAIEAGYKDVVHQALTKGIPEEDPEYVPPGKSLLLAAIKKKNKGKCDTHAFMPSLGMFFEI, encoded by the coding sequence ATGCGTCAATTTGTTCCGAACTCAGATGAtactgatggtgatgatgatgaaatgGAAGACTGTGAGCCAGGACTCGCTGTGAATTTTAAAGCAAAGCATGGTCAGCACAATGACTACTGGAATTTGCTAAGAAATGCTTATCTTTTAGAGAAAGGTGATAAAAAAATTGACAATGCTTCTGCTTTATGGAAAAAGCTCCTTGAGAATGATATTTTCAAGCAGAAAACCCCAATGGAAAATACAGTGTTACACGTAGCAGCTGAAAACGGAGTTGAAGATTTAGTGGAGGAGATTGTGGGAGAAGCCCCTGATCTTTTGACAGCAAAAAGTTTGAATGGTGATACCGCGCTGCATGTTGCTGCGAAAGCCGGACAATTCTCTGTTGTTAACAAGTTGATTGCTGCTCACTTAAAAAATTCATCAGAAAACAACATCAATGGTAGTCAGGAGGCTCTGAAGAAGATCCTCGAGAAAAACAATCACGGACATACCTTCTTCCACGAGGCCATAATCAATGGTCACCACGCAGGAGTGATGAATTTCCTGATTTCTCATGATGATGGTGGTAATTTGAAGGAAGTGGCTAAGGGTGCTGCGTGGGCTGTGACAGGTGGTAATGAGAAGAAATCAGGTGTGTATTTGGCGATTGAGGCAGGCTACAAGGATGTTGTTCATCAAGCACTAACGAAAGGAATTCCGGAGGAGGATCCAGAATATGTTCCCCCAGGAAAATCACTCCTTCTTGCAGCAatcaaaaaaaagaataaaggtAAGTGTGATACACATGCATTCATGCCTAGCCTAGGCATGTTCTTTGAAATTTGA
- the LOC130738173 gene encoding protein ACCELERATED CELL DEATH 6-like isoform X1: protein MDTEERIPLHYAASIGYLKGVQDLLDKCASCVMERDIHGYLPIHLAAYAGHVTIVQELLKSKYCPDPREIVHKDGRNILHLAAQSGKFNVVKYIMQASDNGLQKMINEQDYNGNTPLHLATLCCHPRIVHSLTWDKRVNPCVVNKDGQTALDAFEISSNPPLREQLTWIALKSVVPQPVEPKSMAIKVPPESTYKFMQQEGPDMEPFKDRINTLIVVSTLIITATFATGFALPGGILMAQVIQGQVWLCCYITYGLKYSSFAIQYQCMVQLVLLSFSFGPSWEI, encoded by the exons ATGGATACCGAAGAAAGGATTCCTCTACATTATGCAGCATCAATAGGCTATCTTAAAGGTGTTCAGGACCTACTTGACAAATGTGCTTCCTGCGTCATGGAAAGGGACATACATGGATATTTGCCAATTCATTTGGCAGCTTATGCTGGCCACGTTACAATAGTTCAAGAATTGCTGAAATCAAAGTACTGCCCCGATCCAAGAGAGATAGTTCACAAGGATGGCCGAAATATTCTTCATCTTGCAGCTCAAAGTGGAAAGTTTAATGTGGTAAAGTACATCATGCAGGCTTCTGATAATGGACTTCAAAAGATGATAAATGAACAGGATTATAATGGAAACACTCCTTTGCATTTGGCTACCTTGTGTTGTCATCCCAGGATAGTGCATTCCTTGACATGGGACAAGAGAGTGAATCCCTGTGTGGTTAACAAAGATGGTCAAACAGCTCTTGATGCATTTGAGATATCTAGCAATCCGCCCCTTAGAGAG CAACTAACATGGATAGCATTAAAATCAGTTGTTCCACAACCTGTTGAGCCAAAGTCAATGGCCATCAAGGTCCCTCCAGAAAGTACATATAAATTTATGCAACAAGAGGGCCCAGACATGGAACCGTTCAAAGACAGAATCAACACACTTATAGTGGTTTCAACCCTTATAATTACAGCAACATTCGCCACAGGTTTCGCTTTGCCCGGGGGTATATTAATGGCTCAGGTGATCCAGGGCCAGGTATGGCTGTGCTGCTACATCACATATGGTTTAAAATATTCATCTTTTGCAATACAATATCAATGTATGGTGCAATTAGTGTTACTATCATTCTCATTTGGGCCCAGCTGGGAGATATAA
- the LOC130738173 gene encoding uncharacterized protein LOC130738173 isoform X3 → MRQFVPNSDDTDGDDDEMEDCEPGLAVNFKAKHGQHNDYWNLLRNAYLLEKGDKKIDNASALWKKLLENDIFKQKTPMENTVLHVAAENGVEDLVEEIVGEAPDLLTAKSLNGDTALHVAAKAGQFSVVNKLIAAHLKNSSENNINGSQEALKKILEKNNHGHTFFHEAIINGHHAGVMNFLISHDDGGNLKEVAKGAAWAVTGGNEKKSGVYLAIEAGYKDVVHQALTKGIPEEDPEYVPPGKSLLLAAIKKKNKATNMDSIKISCSTTC, encoded by the exons ATGCGTCAATTTGTTCCGAACTCAGATGAtactgatggtgatgatgatgaaatgGAAGACTGTGAGCCAGGACTCGCTGTGAATTTTAAAGCAAAGCATGGTCAGCACAATGACTACTGGAATTTGCTAAGAAATGCTTATCTTTTAGAGAAAGGTGATAAAAAAATTGACAATGCTTCTGCTTTATGGAAAAAGCTCCTTGAGAATGATATTTTCAAGCAGAAAACCCCAATGGAAAATACAGTGTTACACGTAGCAGCTGAAAACGGAGTTGAAGATTTAGTGGAGGAGATTGTGGGAGAAGCCCCTGATCTTTTGACAGCAAAAAGTTTGAATGGTGATACCGCGCTGCATGTTGCTGCGAAAGCCGGACAATTCTCTGTTGTTAACAAGTTGATTGCTGCTCACTTAAAAAATTCATCAGAAAACAACATCAATGGTAGTCAGGAGGCTCTGAAGAAGATCCTCGAGAAAAACAATCACGGACATACCTTCTTCCACGAGGCCATAATCAATGGTCACCACGCAGGAGTGATGAATTTCCTGATTTCTCATGATGATGGTGGTAATTTGAAGGAAGTGGCTAAGGGTGCTGCGTGGGCTGTGACAGGTGGTAATGAGAAGAAATCAGGTGTGTATTTGGCGATTGAGGCAGGCTACAAGGATGTTGTTCATCAAGCACTAACGAAAGGAATTCCGGAGGAGGATCCAGAATATGTTCCCCCAGGAAAATCACTCCTTCTTGCAGCAatcaaaaaaaagaataaag CAACTAACATGGATAGCATTAAAATCAGTTGTTCCACAACCTGTTGA